Proteins encoded by one window of Flavobacterium sp. N502540:
- the tilS gene encoding tRNA lysidine(34) synthetase TilS — MLSKFQNHLALRFPFLEDKKLFLAVSGGLDSMVLLHLFQQLPFEITVLHCNFQLRGLESFGDQDFIQKYCDENGISIFSTQFDTEAFAKDYKLSTQVAARELRYNWFYELLETENFDYIVTAHHADDNLETFIINLTRGTGLDGLTGIPEQNDKIVRPLLPFSRAEILEYAKQNNILWREDSSNASNKYLRNKIRHDLVPILKEINPNFLNAFQKTQEYLQESQEMVEDASIMIYQQVAKEEGEDIHFDLNQLKKLPNYKSYLYQWLNEFGFAAWNDIYDLVEGQSGKQVFSADFRLLKNRDTLILSPISELEENEVFEIGAEEKDVNFPLKLRLCQVDDITIDSNKAIFVDAEKIRFPLILRKWKEGDVFHPFGMKGKSKKLSKLFKDEKISLIEKEKIWILCSDNQIVWVIGIRQDERFKIENTTNKIIKIELL, encoded by the coding sequence ATGCTTTCAAAATTTCAAAATCATCTCGCTTTAAGATTTCCATTTCTGGAGGATAAAAAGTTGTTTCTGGCAGTAAGCGGAGGATTGGATAGCATGGTCTTGCTGCATTTGTTTCAGCAATTACCGTTTGAGATCACCGTTTTGCACTGTAATTTTCAATTGCGTGGATTAGAAAGTTTTGGAGATCAGGATTTTATTCAAAAGTACTGTGACGAGAATGGTATTTCGATTTTTAGTACTCAATTTGATACTGAGGCTTTTGCCAAAGATTATAAATTATCCACTCAGGTGGCGGCCCGGGAACTGCGCTATAACTGGTTTTACGAACTTCTCGAAACCGAAAATTTCGACTATATTGTAACGGCACATCATGCCGACGATAATCTCGAAACGTTTATAATCAATCTAACCCGGGGGACAGGATTAGATGGGTTGACTGGGATTCCGGAGCAAAATGATAAAATTGTTCGTCCGCTTTTACCTTTTTCCAGAGCCGAAATTTTAGAGTATGCAAAGCAAAACAATATACTGTGGCGGGAAGACAGTAGTAATGCATCTAATAAATACCTTCGAAATAAAATTCGCCATGATCTTGTTCCGATCTTGAAAGAAATCAATCCAAATTTTTTAAATGCCTTTCAAAAAACGCAAGAATATTTACAGGAATCACAAGAAATGGTTGAAGATGCTTCGATCATGATTTACCAGCAAGTAGCGAAAGAGGAGGGAGAAGATATTCACTTTGATTTGAACCAGCTTAAAAAGCTTCCTAATTATAAATCGTATTTGTATCAGTGGTTAAATGAATTTGGTTTCGCGGCCTGGAATGATATTTATGATTTGGTAGAGGGGCAATCCGGTAAACAGGTTTTTTCGGCTGATTTTCGATTGTTGAAAAACAGAGATACTTTGATTTTGAGTCCAATTTCTGAATTAGAAGAAAATGAAGTATTCGAAATTGGAGCAGAGGAGAAAGACGTTAATTTTCCCTTAAAATTGAGGCTTTGTCAGGTAGACGACATTACAATAGATTCAAATAAAGCTATATTTGTGGACGCTGAAAAAATCCGTTTTCCACTTATTTTGCGTAAATGGAAGGAGGGAGATGTTTTTCATCCTTTTGGAATGAAAGGAAAATCTAAAAAGTTAAGCAAACTTTTTAAAGATGAAAAAATATCGCTGATTGAAAAAGAGAAAATTTGGATTTTATGCTCAGATAATCAGATTGTGTGGGTGATAGGAATCAGACAGGATGAACGTTTTAAAATCGAGAATACAACAAACAAAATAATTAAAATAGAATTATTATAA
- a CDS encoding DUF4349 domain-containing protein: MKTIANLGLTSLVLIILFFSCKKFDPATSENITDQQTATDSTAVSSSAAVEKKDGKQKFIRTADIKFKVKNVVKSTYAIENATQKFGGFVTYTNLQSTIRDQVKTKISPDSTLETTKYTVQNDITIRVPNTQLDTVIKIIAKQIDFLDFRLIKADDVSLKLLSNQLSQKRNTVTQKRVEKAIDAKGKKINDVMEAENALANQKEANDNNIIENLSLEDQINFSTITLQLYQNETIKQEIIASEKDSDAYKPNLGIQIIDSLKNGWYILETIFVFLINLWPFLLIGFGGFFLYKKYFKK, encoded by the coding sequence ATGAAAACAATTGCCAACCTTGGATTGACTTCCTTAGTGCTTATCATCTTATTCTTTTCCTGCAAAAAATTCGATCCCGCTACATCAGAAAACATTACAGATCAACAAACAGCAACAGACAGCACTGCAGTTTCTTCATCAGCAGCAGTGGAAAAAAAAGACGGTAAGCAAAAATTTATTCGCACTGCCGACATTAAATTTAAGGTAAAAAATGTCGTTAAATCTACTTATGCAATTGAAAACGCCACTCAGAAATTTGGAGGTTTTGTAACCTACACCAACTTACAAAGTACCATTCGTGATCAGGTTAAAACCAAAATTAGTCCCGACAGCACACTTGAAACCACTAAATATACGGTACAAAACGACATTACAATCCGTGTTCCCAATACGCAGCTCGATACTGTTATTAAAATCATAGCCAAACAAATTGATTTTCTGGACTTCAGACTTATCAAAGCCGATGATGTTTCATTGAAGTTATTATCCAATCAGCTTTCACAAAAAAGGAACACTGTTACACAAAAAAGGGTCGAAAAAGCAATTGATGCTAAAGGCAAAAAAATCAATGATGTTATGGAAGCCGAAAATGCGCTGGCGAACCAGAAAGAAGCCAATGATAACAACATTATTGAGAATTTATCTTTAGAGGATCAAATCAACTTCAGTACTATAACTTTACAGCTGTATCAAAACGAAACGATAAAACAGGAGATAATAGCCAGTGAAAAAGACAGCGATGCTTACAAACCTAATCTGGGAATTCAAATCATCGATTCGCTAAAAAATGGCTGGTACATTCTTGAAACGATCTTTGTTTTTCTAATTAATTTGTGGCCATTTCTTTTGATTGGTTTTGGAGGATTTTTCCTTTACAAAAAATACTTTAAGAAATAA
- a CDS encoding ammonium transporter, which translates to MRKIILSVILITILVLTFLSNFILTDNPIPAETVKFDTGDTAWMIVATAFVLLMTPGLGFFYGGMVGKKNVISTMLQSFMAMVIVTILWVIVAFGLAFGPTIGGIIGNPTSNLFFQNVGTSTAWSLAPTIPFMLFALFQAKFAIITPALITGAFAERVRFWAYLLFMVLFILFIYSPLAHMTWHPEGVFFKMGVLDFAGGTVVHMSAGWAALAGAIFLGKRKIQKVNPARITYVLLGTGLLWFGWFGFNAGSALGANGLAVQALGTTTVAAAAAAMAWVFLDKILGHKLSALGACIGAVVGLVAITPAAGFVSISHAIFIGAFSAIVSNLVVSKFPKGKIDDALDVFACHGVGGMVGMLLTGVFASKAINPAVGDNQGLIFGTPTLFINQLTALVIVSIFAFVGSYALFFVVNKITPLRVTEEKEELGLDISQHGEFL; encoded by the coding sequence ATGCGAAAAATTATTTTAAGTGTGATTCTTATCACGATTTTAGTACTCACCTTTTTATCCAACTTTATACTAACCGATAATCCAATTCCGGCAGAAACTGTAAAGTTTGACACAGGAGATACAGCCTGGATGATCGTAGCCACTGCTTTTGTTTTGCTTATGACACCCGGATTAGGATTTTTCTACGGAGGAATGGTAGGTAAGAAAAACGTTATTAGTACCATGCTGCAAAGTTTTATGGCAATGGTAATTGTTACGATCTTATGGGTTATTGTCGCTTTCGGATTAGCATTTGGCCCTACTATTGGCGGAATCATTGGAAACCCAACTTCCAATTTATTCTTTCAGAATGTAGGTACCAGCACTGCCTGGAGCCTTGCCCCAACAATACCATTTATGTTATTCGCATTGTTTCAGGCAAAATTCGCCATTATTACACCTGCATTAATCACTGGTGCATTTGCAGAACGTGTGCGTTTTTGGGCTTATTTGTTATTCATGGTTTTATTCATCCTATTCATCTATTCTCCTTTAGCACATATGACATGGCATCCTGAAGGAGTATTCTTTAAAATGGGAGTATTAGATTTCGCGGGAGGAACAGTAGTGCACATGAGTGCCGGATGGGCCGCTTTAGCAGGAGCAATATTCTTAGGAAAAAGAAAAATTCAAAAAGTAAATCCGGCCAGAATTACTTATGTTTTATTGGGAACAGGTTTGTTATGGTTTGGATGGTTTGGATTCAATGCCGGTTCTGCATTAGGAGCTAACGGATTAGCTGTTCAGGCTTTAGGAACTACAACTGTTGCTGCCGCAGCTGCTGCTATGGCATGGGTTTTCCTGGATAAAATCTTAGGTCACAAATTATCAGCTCTGGGTGCCTGTATCGGAGCGGTCGTAGGACTGGTTGCCATTACTCCTGCCGCAGGTTTTGTAAGCATCTCTCACGCTATTTTCATTGGAGCATTCTCTGCCATCGTTAGTAATCTGGTAGTAAGCAAATTTCCTAAAGGAAAAATCGATGATGCGTTAGACGTTTTCGCCTGTCATGGTGTTGGTGGTATGGTAGGAATGCTGTTAACTGGTGTTTTTGCCTCGAAAGCAATCAACCCCGCTGTTGGAGACAATCAAGGTTTAATTTTTGGAACTCCAACATTATTTATCAATCAATTAACTGCTTTGGTAATCGTTTCTATATTTGCATTTGTAGGTTCTTATGCTTTATTCTTTGTCGTAAACAAAATTACCCCACTAAGAGTTACTGAAGAGAAAGAAGAATTAGGATTAGATATTTCTCAACACGGAGAATTCTTATAA
- a CDS encoding anthranilate synthase component I family protein, which produces MRVTIYKDISDPEHFKQQLLSWSQQFREVIFLDSNSYPQEYSSFDFVLAVDAFTSLKTDFHNAFEDLKQYQQTTKDWLFGYLSYDLKNDTENLSSSNFDGLDFPDLFFFQPKKIFTLKENKLEIQYLLLCDDELEEDYEEIVNNEYDAFETVSTIEVKQRISKEAYVEKVNKMLEHIHVGDMYEANFCMEFFAETAEINPLEKFQKLNAISQAPFSVFFKNHKQYLLSASPERYLKKVGETLISQPIKGTSKRSSDPVEDEKSKQFLASDPKERAENIMITDLVRNDLSHTAQKGSVEVTELCKIYSFLQVHQMISTITSKIDPQYSPIDVLRTTFPMGSMTGAPKISVMKIIEDVEETKRGLYSGAVGYFTPEGDFDFNVVIRSILYNQENKYISFSVGSAITSQSIPEKEYEECLLKAKAMHEVLQ; this is translated from the coding sequence TTGAGAGTTACCATTTACAAAGACATTTCAGATCCAGAGCATTTTAAACAGCAGCTTTTAAGCTGGTCACAACAATTTCGAGAGGTAATTTTTTTGGATAGTAATTCGTATCCACAGGAATATTCAAGCTTTGATTTTGTTTTGGCGGTGGATGCTTTTACCTCTTTAAAAACAGATTTTCATAATGCTTTTGAAGATCTGAAGCAATATCAGCAAACGACTAAAGACTGGCTTTTTGGATATCTTTCCTATGATTTAAAAAATGATACGGAAAACCTCTCATCATCAAATTTTGACGGTTTAGATTTTCCGGATTTGTTTTTCTTTCAGCCTAAAAAGATTTTTACGTTAAAAGAGAATAAACTTGAGATACAATATTTATTGCTTTGCGATGATGAGTTGGAAGAGGACTATGAAGAAATCGTTAATAATGAATATGATGCCTTTGAAACGGTTAGCACGATTGAAGTCAAACAACGTATTTCAAAAGAAGCTTATGTTGAAAAAGTCAACAAAATGCTGGAGCACATTCATGTAGGTGATATGTATGAAGCTAATTTTTGCATGGAATTTTTTGCTGAGACTGCCGAAATTAACCCCTTAGAGAAATTTCAGAAGTTAAATGCGATATCACAGGCTCCGTTTTCGGTATTTTTTAAGAATCATAAACAATATTTGCTTTCGGCTTCTCCGGAGCGATATCTGAAAAAAGTTGGCGAAACTTTGATTTCTCAACCGATAAAAGGAACTTCAAAACGATCTTCAGATCCGGTTGAAGATGAAAAATCAAAGCAGTTTTTAGCATCAGATCCTAAAGAACGTGCTGAAAACATTATGATTACCGATTTGGTACGAAATGATTTGTCGCATACGGCACAGAAAGGTTCTGTTGAAGTAACGGAACTTTGTAAAATTTACTCATTTTTGCAGGTGCACCAAATGATTTCAACCATCACTTCAAAAATAGATCCGCAGTATTCACCAATAGATGTTTTAAGGACTACTTTTCCAATGGGAAGCATGACGGGAGCACCAAAAATTTCGGTCATGAAGATTATTGAAGATGTGGAAGAAACCAAACGAGGTCTGTACAGTGGTGCGGTTGGTTATTTCACGCCTGAAGGTGATTTCGATTTTAATGTGGTGATAAGAAGTATCCTGTACAATCAGGAAAATAAGTATATATCGTTTTCAGTTGGAAGTGCGATTACTTCTCAATCGATTCCTGAAAAAGAGTACGAAGAATGTTTGTTAAAGGCAAAAGCAATGCACGAAGTTTTGCAATAA
- a CDS encoding SRPBCC family protein: MEKLQFKIEINATAQKVYEAMLGLKDKNTYEHWTAAFNPTSTYEGSWEKGGKIYFVGLDENGKKGGMVSEIVENQPAKFISIRHYGFLDGETEVTTGEQVEKWTGGHENYSYQENNGITTVTVDLDTVDEYLDYFKSTYPTALNKLKEISER, encoded by the coding sequence ATGGAAAAACTACAATTCAAAATAGAGATAAATGCAACGGCTCAAAAAGTTTATGAGGCGATGCTGGGTTTGAAAGACAAAAACACCTATGAACATTGGACAGCAGCATTTAATCCAACTTCTACCTATGAAGGAAGCTGGGAAAAAGGCGGTAAAATTTATTTTGTAGGCCTGGATGAAAACGGAAAAAAGGGCGGAATGGTTTCTGAAATTGTAGAAAACCAACCAGCCAAATTTATATCTATAAGGCATTACGGTTTCCTGGATGGCGAAACTGAAGTTACTACGGGGGAACAAGTTGAAAAATGGACTGGCGGACATGAAAATTATTCCTATCAGGAAAATAACGGTATAACTACTGTCACTGTAGATCTGGATACCGTAGACGAATATTTAGATTATTTTAAAAGTACCTATCCAACGGCATTAAATAAACTAAAAGAAATTTCAGAGCGATAA
- the lpdA gene encoding dihydrolipoyl dehydrogenase gives MSSFDVVIIGSGPGGYVSAIRCAQLGFKTAIVEKYNSLGGTCLNVGCIPSKALLSSSHHYAEIAHFADHGIEVSGDVKINLEKMIARKQAVVDQTAGGVNYLMDKNKVTVFNGLGSFVDATHIAVTKADGTSETIEAKYTIIATGSKPSSLPFIKIDKERIITSTEALALKEVPKHLVIIGGGVIGIELGQVYLRLGAQVSVVEFMDRIIPGMDSSLSKELTKVLKKQGMKFYVSHKVKSVERNGDAVVVQAENAKGETITLEGDYSLVSVGRRPYTDGLNADKAGVKISDRGQVEVNDHLQTSVPNIYAIGDVVRGAMLAHKAEEEGTMVAEILAGQKPHIDYNLIPGVVYTWPEVAAVGQTEEQLKAAGVKYKSGSFPFKALGRARASADLDGFVKILADEKTDEVLGVHMIGARTADLIAEAVTAMEFKASAEDISRMSHAHPTFAEAIKEAALAATDNRALHV, from the coding sequence ATGAGTTCATTTGACGTAGTCATTATAGGTTCAGGTCCTGGCGGATATGTATCAGCAATTCGTTGCGCACAATTGGGATTTAAAACTGCAATTGTAGAAAAGTATAACTCTTTAGGCGGAACTTGCCTTAACGTAGGTTGTATTCCTTCAAAAGCATTGTTATCGTCTTCTCATCATTATGCGGAAATTGCACATTTTGCAGATCACGGAATCGAAGTTTCAGGTGATGTGAAAATCAATTTAGAGAAAATGATCGCGCGCAAGCAAGCTGTTGTAGATCAAACTGCTGGTGGAGTTAACTACTTAATGGATAAAAATAAAGTTACTGTTTTTAATGGTTTAGGTTCTTTTGTAGATGCAACGCACATTGCTGTGACAAAAGCTGACGGAACATCCGAAACTATTGAAGCAAAATATACTATAATTGCTACAGGTTCAAAACCATCTTCTTTGCCTTTCATTAAAATTGACAAAGAAAGAATCATCACTTCTACTGAGGCTTTAGCTTTAAAAGAAGTTCCAAAACACTTAGTAATTATTGGTGGTGGAGTAATCGGAATTGAGCTTGGACAAGTTTACCTTCGTTTAGGTGCTCAGGTTTCTGTAGTAGAATTCATGGACAGAATTATTCCGGGAATGGATAGTTCTTTGTCTAAAGAATTGACTAAAGTATTGAAAAAACAAGGAATGAAATTCTACGTTTCTCACAAAGTAAAATCAGTAGAAAGAAACGGTGATGCTGTTGTGGTTCAGGCTGAAAATGCAAAAGGAGAAACAATCACTTTAGAAGGAGATTATTCATTAGTTTCTGTTGGACGTCGTCCGTATACAGACGGATTGAACGCTGACAAAGCAGGAGTAAAAATTTCTGACAGAGGACAAGTGGAAGTAAACGATCATTTGCAAACTAGCGTTCCAAATATCTATGCTATCGGTGACGTTGTTCGTGGAGCAATGTTGGCACACAAAGCAGAAGAAGAAGGAACTATGGTTGCTGAAATCTTAGCAGGTCAAAAACCACATATCGATTACAACTTAATCCCTGGTGTTGTATACACCTGGCCAGAAGTTGCGGCAGTTGGACAAACAGAAGAGCAATTGAAAGCTGCAGGAGTTAAATACAAATCAGGAAGTTTCCCATTCAAAGCTTTAGGACGTGCGAGAGCAAGTGCTGACTTAGATGGATTCGTAAAAATCCTTGCTGATGAAAAAACAGATGAGGTTTTAGGTGTTCACATGATTGGAGCCCGTACAGCAGATTTAATCGCCGAAGCTGTTACAGCTATGGAATTTAAAGCTTCTGCTGAAGATATCTCAAGAATGAGCCATGCGCATCCAACTTTTGCTGAAGCAATAAAAGAAGCGGCTTTGGCAGCTACTGATAACAGAGCATTACACGTATAA
- a CDS encoding DoxX family membrane protein has protein sequence MKIATIIVRVLIGLLLLFASLSFFFKLAPEPETTGDFKAFNMGLVASTYLLPLAKSIELLCGIAFVTGRYVTLANILILPITVNILFINYFLAPQGLPLAVLLFLGNLFLIYRYWDNYKSVFTR, from the coding sequence ATGAAAATTGCTACCATTATTGTCCGTGTTTTAATTGGCCTTCTGTTATTATTCGCTTCTCTTAGTTTTTTCTTCAAACTGGCTCCGGAACCAGAAACTACCGGTGATTTTAAAGCTTTTAATATGGGACTTGTTGCCTCAACATATTTATTGCCATTAGCAAAATCAATCGAACTACTTTGCGGAATTGCGTTTGTAACAGGACGATATGTAACACTAGCCAATATACTGATCTTACCCATTACGGTGAACATTTTGTTTATCAACTACTTTCTGGCACCACAAGGATTGCCGCTTGCTGTATTACTATTCCTGGGCAACTTGTTCTTAATTTACAGATATTGGGATAATTACAAAAGCGTTTTCACCAGATAA
- a CDS encoding protein-disulfide reductase DsbD family protein: protein MNPNYYQQTIMSKSVWNKSIVFLLFFLFAFAKGNAQILEPVKWTSKIEKRAGNNAVLIFDGTIEKEWHMYSQFTPEGGPLALEITFKNQKGNYNLVGKAKEGKTKTAFNDVFGVNETFFEGKAHIEQEITIINPNLKTVEVDFDFQVCKEVCINSSKKFSIAIPSNFKMDAVAAVSESKLDETKVEGIAVDTVKKVAASAVEQVIKTDKALAEASEEIPASTPSRSLWSIFFIAFISGFAALLTPCVFPMIPMTVSFFTKQSKSRAKGIRNAIIYGFSIIAIYVILGLIVTKIFGADALNALSTDVWFNLIFFVILIIFATSFLGAFEIMLPNSWANKADQQADRGGLIGILFMALALAIVSFSCTGPIVGTLLVEAASNGGIAPIVGMLGFSLALALPFMFFAMFPGWLNSLPKSGGWLNTVKVVLGFLELALAFKFLSNADLVLQLHFLEREVFIAIWIAIFAALTLYLFGKITLPHDSPLNHISVGRLYLGLLTLVFTVYLIPGLWGAPLKLISAFPPPPQYSESPFGVGGSANSNSGSTETVSGLPAGAELGPHGIMVFHDYEDGLAYAKSINKPIMLDFTGYACVNCRKMENNVWSEPMILPILKNDVVLISLYVDDKRDLPKEEQYVTAKGDKIETVGDKWTDFMISKYKTNTQPLYVITDLEGKNLNPSKPTISYVSAEEYLQWLKEGISNFK, encoded by the coding sequence ATGAACCCTAACTACTACCAACAAACGATAATGTCGAAAAGTGTCTGGAATAAATCCATTGTTTTTTTATTGTTTTTTCTTTTTGCATTTGCAAAGGGGAATGCTCAAATTCTCGAACCGGTAAAATGGACTTCAAAAATCGAAAAGAGAGCCGGAAATAATGCTGTTTTGATTTTTGACGGAACAATTGAAAAAGAGTGGCACATGTATTCGCAGTTTACACCTGAAGGCGGGCCACTTGCTTTGGAAATTACCTTTAAAAATCAGAAAGGAAATTACAATTTGGTTGGAAAGGCTAAAGAAGGAAAAACCAAAACAGCTTTTAATGATGTTTTTGGTGTAAATGAAACTTTCTTTGAAGGCAAAGCGCATATCGAGCAGGAAATCACCATTATCAATCCGAACTTAAAAACGGTTGAGGTTGATTTTGACTTTCAGGTTTGTAAAGAAGTTTGTATCAATTCCAGTAAAAAGTTTTCTATTGCGATTCCATCAAATTTTAAAATGGATGCTGTTGCGGCAGTATCTGAATCTAAATTAGATGAAACAAAAGTGGAGGGGATAGCAGTTGATACAGTAAAAAAAGTAGCCGCTTCAGCCGTAGAGCAAGTTATAAAAACAGATAAGGCTTTGGCAGAAGCAAGTGAAGAAATTCCAGCGTCGACGCCATCAAGAAGTTTATGGTCGATCTTTTTTATCGCTTTTATTTCAGGATTTGCAGCTTTGTTGACTCCTTGTGTTTTCCCGATGATCCCAATGACGGTAAGTTTTTTTACCAAACAAAGTAAAAGCAGGGCAAAAGGAATTAGAAATGCAATCATTTATGGTTTTTCTATTATTGCTATTTACGTAATATTAGGATTAATTGTTACCAAAATTTTTGGGGCAGATGCCTTGAATGCACTGTCTACAGATGTTTGGTTTAACCTGATTTTCTTTGTGATCCTGATCATTTTTGCTACTTCATTTTTGGGAGCTTTCGAAATTATGCTACCTAATTCATGGGCGAATAAAGCAGATCAGCAAGCAGACAGAGGAGGTTTAATTGGTATATTGTTTATGGCTTTAGCTTTGGCTATTGTGTCGTTTTCTTGTACCGGACCTATTGTTGGAACCTTATTAGTGGAAGCTGCTTCGAATGGTGGAATTGCTCCAATTGTTGGAATGTTAGGATTTTCATTAGCGTTAGCACTGCCATTTATGTTCTTTGCTATGTTCCCGGGCTGGCTAAATTCGTTGCCAAAATCCGGTGGATGGCTGAACACTGTGAAAGTAGTTTTAGGATTCTTAGAATTGGCTTTAGCGTTTAAATTTTTATCCAATGCTGATTTGGTACTTCAGTTGCATTTTCTGGAAAGAGAAGTATTCATTGCAATCTGGATCGCTATTTTTGCAGCTTTGACGTTATATTTATTCGGAAAAATTACATTGCCTCACGATAGTCCTTTAAATCATATTTCGGTTGGAAGATTGTATTTAGGATTGCTTACTTTAGTGTTCACGGTTTATTTAATTCCGGGACTTTGGGGAGCGCCATTAAAATTAATCAGCGCATTCCCGCCGCCACCGCAATATAGCGAAAGCCCGTTTGGGGTAGGAGGGTCTGCAAATTCAAATAGCGGCAGTACTGAAACTGTTTCGGGTTTACCGGCAGGAGCTGAGCTAGGCCCTCATGGTATTATGGTTTTTCATGACTATGAAGATGGTTTAGCGTATGCAAAATCAATCAACAAACCAATCATGCTTGACTTTACAGGTTATGCCTGTGTCAATTGCAGAAAAATGGAAAACAATGTATGGTCGGAACCAATGATTTTACCAATCCTGAAAAATGATGTCGTTTTGATTTCACTTTATGTGGATGATAAACGTGACTTGCCAAAAGAAGAGCAGTATGTTACGGCAAAAGGAGATAAAATCGAAACGGTGGGTGATAAATGGACCGATTTTATGATTTCAAAATATAAAACCAATACACAGCCATTATATGTGATTACAGATTTGGAAGGGAAGAATTTAAACCCTTCAAAACCTACTATCAGTTATGTAAGTGCCGAAGAATATTTGCAATGGCTGAAAGAAGGAATTTCAAATTTTAAGTAG